The genomic region GGTGAGTCTGTTACGGGCTCGAGTCAACTGAAGCATTATTGCGTCCATAAGCTGAAACACAAACAATGAGTGTGTCGACATACATCACATACAGTAAAAGTGAAAATGCTTGTTTATGTGGTAAGAATGTTACTATTCCTGAATAACCTGTAGTTAGCTTCAAATGTGCTCAGTTATGGACAGAACCACACAAGTTCACAGGAGGAAGACGAAGGAtttaattgaagagttcagatgcaaaaaccatcTGAAATATTCACGTGTCGGTAGGTGTAGGTTGTTGTCATGATCATGTAGTTCACGTTTATGATGAGAAACAGGTTCTTTACGTtgtctttaaagtaaaaaagcTGAACATAACCATAGGTGGAGAAAAGCACACATTTTGGGAGAAATTTTctgattttaattgtttattgctAATATGTAAACAGCTTGAAACAATACTTAGGGGTCGTTTACTTGACAATGACTCAAGCCAAAAAGGGAAACTCTATTAAATGTTCATatcaatgaaaatgaataaatctgaAAACAGGTTTCAAAGCAGAAgtgtaaacatctgaaaatgAGTGTTTTTCAAAATGATGACATCTTGATTAAAAGcgcaaacaaacacaacaatggCGGAGTATGTGGTGGTGGTGTTGCTCAAGTGTTTGTTAACACTTTATCAGCCAATTTTTGGTTTGTTGAATCAGTTAATTTACTTCACATTGCAAATTAACGGTGGAGATGCATCTTACACACATGGCAAATTCTACATCCACACCAGCGCAAAACCGCCAACTGCAAGTCTTCATTTCCTACAGGTACTATTTACCAACAAGGTGACAAACCAAAAAACTGGCCTAGCATATAGAATTTTTAATACAGCGTTTTAGCCAATTTAGAtgatcattttgaaaacattgcaTAAACTATTTTCTTTAATCCTTTGATGCACAAAAAAGGTCTGTAGTGacccacttggatgatgcgacggcagccacaggacaactgcgccagtgcgctcaccacacaccagctattggtggagtggagagacagtgatagagccaatttggtggatgggatgactgggaggccatgatcgtaaagGCCGATAGAGGGACTTTGGTCAGGACACCGAGGTTACACCCCTAATCTTtgtgagatttttaatgaccacagagagtcaggacctcggtttaacgtctcatctgaaagacggcgcccactcaCAGCGTAGTGATCCCTTCTCtgttactggggcattaggactcacgcaGACCACTGCTgtcctcactaacaccacttccaacagcaacctagctttcccatgtggtctcccatccaggtactgaccaggctcagccctgcttagcttcagcgagtaaccggtcttgggctgcagggtgatatggctgtgacatgtgcacgtctttggactgtgggggaacctgaagcatccggaggaaatccacacagacacaagcagaacatgcaaactgcaaacagaaatgccaactggtccagccgggtctcaaactagtgaccttcttgctgtgaagcaacagtgctaaccactgagccaccatgccaaaACACATTTCTTTCAAAATTCAGCAAGAAATGCTCAGCCCCTTATTGAAATGACCCATTTTGTGCATTAAAAACATTTGCATATAACTTGCATATCAAAGGGTTAAAACATAAAGGGAAAAACTTTATTTTTGGCTACATCATTGTTTTGTAAATGTAGCCTTTAAATAAAAGAGAGTCTCTCAGACCTCCTAGACTACAGTGTCTATGAAAGCCTGTATAGTGAAATGTACTGTATGTGATGGACCCAGGATCATTTGATGGTAAAATAATATCATGTTTGCACGGGGTTGTTCTTTTACACATGAAGCAAATGCTTATATAGCGTTCACGATAATAACAAACAAGCCATTCAGTACTGTAACCTCAATGTGTCACGGGAAGAAAGAGATTAAATCAAACAATAGTTTAACATTGGCAGATATATAGCCTCTAGTCTCAAAGTACTCTATAATCAAACCATAATAACAGTATATATCTAATGAGCTCACATGTGGAAATGATGGTAGTGAACTGGAGGGCGTGTGCAAACATGTTCACAGCACTATGAACATTTGTCAAGTTCAactcaagttgagctttattgtcttTCAGCTTACATGTGTGGACATGAAAGTAAACTTTTACATAACTAACATTCTGAAGCATTAATCCAACTGTACTTGCACTATAAACAGTTAACTGTACCTACAGCCTAAGGCAGATTATACAAGCACTTTATATAATACTGTACAATATATCATGCAAAAGAGGTGTTTAAAGTCCCCAtgacattaaaaacaaatcatattgattttgttagcttacactgctagttttgtggtgagcaATTCATCTGTTCATGTCATTAAGAGAAATAATAacagtttgcccttctaatctttaattgaaatctgaaaatgcacttccggTTTTATTCAGTTAAACTGTCAGATTATGTATATCTTAGCAAATGAGAATGACTAACATAGTTAACCATGTCTGCGCCAATAGTTTGGTGGTTAGTGCGTCGAGGCATGGCACAGAGATGTTCCCCATTTTTTCCTGTgtctaaatctccactgtcctatcacaagtAAGCTGAAAACCActaaaaaataatcatacaaaaaatatattgacAAAAAATCTTGACAAcagacagaaatggtgagcaggaggtgtcagctaggttgtaataactctccacatctttctgaatgaaagaaagccacgcccactgttttctatGTGTATTTAATAATCCATTTATCTAGGCATTGCATCACAatacgaagaaaaaaaaaatggtcgcagcttccggttcatggacTTTAAGGTTAAAAGCAATTAGTGCAATataatttgttttgcatttacaaGCAAAcatctgtttttcttttcttttttagtcTGGTGCATACGGAGAGGTGTTTTTTTCAGGACAATTTTTCTGGAGACATGAAGAGTTTCTAAGAAAGCATCTAGTTCATACgaagaataaaaaacaaaaacaaataaaaaaaaaaaagttgtaactGCTGGGATGTTTATTACGACTATTTTTGAGAGCTCAATGATGATCTTTATCAAGATGTTAAGATTTATTGCTACTTCTGTCCCACTTTATATAAGGTGGCCATAACTACTACGtacttgcataaaaaaataaaaacaatgtacttACAGTGTTCATAAtttattgcagaacacttctggtgctattGAGGTAGGATACATGTAAGATAAGGGACAGGTTTTGTTGGTATGGGTActtttaagggtgggttaagttGTAAGGCATGGTCAATGTAACTACAACATAGTTACACAAATTAATTACATATGTatttacatgcaggtatttaatgaAGCATAAGTACAacgtaaaaacatgtatttacacaataagtacattgtaacaaattattaatatcattgtGAGTAAATATTAGCTAAAGCCAcctgatataaagtgggactgCTACTATCAATCGAAAATGAAAAACTGTCAGGATAACAGAGAACAGCGAACAATATTAATTTAGtccgatatatataaaaaaacctgagaaaaatcacagatttatgccaagcTTTCTtatgtcagcaggtggcgctatgactgtgactcaagattggcatgtagatgtcttcaggagagcaatcttatcaaccatgtgaattttcaggtagatcggacattgtttggctgagttataagtaatttcctgttgccagcaggtggcccCATAAATGTGTCTCAATATTAGCAtgcagatgtcttcaggagaggaattttATCCACCATATGAATTTTCAGGCAGGtcagacattgtttggctgagttataagccaaacttcctactgtcagcaggtggcgctatgactgtgactcaatattggcatgtagatgtcttcaggagaggaatctcatcgaACCAATTTTCCTGCGTGAGTGAATCATAGCTCGGGGCCAGTCCATCAAAagtgcataggtggcgctgtcgagtcattttgccatgCCTACTTCCGAAAACccataacaaacgtaaatttttgCCACTTCTGGGGTGTGTGCAAATTTttgtgagttttcgggcatgtttagaccctcaaaatcgcgattcatttcagaaaagaagaagaagaataaacagagcaattccaatagggcctacgcaTCGTAgttgctcggtccctaataatttAGAGTAGTAAATTACTAACACACAGCCTTCTtagaaaaaaactatttcatCTTAAGACTTTGAGAGAATTCAGTTGGTACTAATTAAGAGAtttcttatcttttttttttggaatccTGTTCCTGGACATTAAATATTTGAGAAAGCTTACGTTTTACAGGAGATAAAACAAACCTTATTGACTTCAGCCCCAGTTTTGAAGTGATAGCTGTCATCACGGCTACTGAGTAACTGCAGGGCCTGATTCACATGGTTTCGGGCATCCTGGATCTGAGGAGGGACAGGATGCATTTTAACAACTTTTATCGAAAAGTAACATCAAACCGCTACAATAACAGATGATGCTGAAACAAGGTCTATGGAAGCCTCTTTTCAATGAGAGAAAGCAAAAGAGAGATCACCTGCTGCAGTTTCCACTGTTTATCATCCCGGAATGCAAAATGCATGACTTGACTACTTTTGGCAACTTTTATATTAATATCCTGGAAAGTAAAAACAATTAGGCACATTAATTAATTCCTGCATGAATTAAcccattgctaacatgtttcagaTTACTGCTAACATGCATCAATATATTGTCGTAAAACTGACAGACacagatagatgggtggatggatggatgaatgaatgaatgaatgaatgggcagACAGAAAAATACTGGAAAGCAGCagctactgacttccatagtacaaactaataatactgacttccattgtaggaacaaATAATGCATGTCAACGGctgctttttcccaacattctttagaatatgttgtgttaaataaaagaaataaattaataaaaaaaaaaggtttagaaccactgtGAGAAAGTTTTCATTTAGAGTGAACTATCTCTGAGACAATGAATTACACTTCACTACAGTGTCATCAATGTGATGGGAATCACTGGAATTGCAGTTTTGCTTAAGTAGTTTCATGCAAAACAGCGTTATTCTTGCAGAAAGCGGGTTTCATTTTTATAGTGTTATGAAACATACTTACAGCTTGAGTAAGAGCTTCTCCTTGTAGAGTCAAAACCCCTTTAACCTGGTCCATCCTAACCAAACGAAAATGGAAAAATATGTGAAAGCATTCTTATAACGAGTTATACATGTTTTAGTGTGCACTGTATTTGTTCCCATAAAACTGTAACAGCCAAAATTACACCATTAATGCTCAACTAGGGAGTCTCGATGTCGCTTAAAATCATAGTTAATTATTAACTTGACTAATATTGCACAGTAAATCAAGAACGTCCAGATTTAAATGctctatttcagaaactgctgatctactgggattttcatgcacaatcatctctagggttgaGTGGtctgaaaaaaaagtaaatatccagtaagtggcggttctgaaggcaaaagggggtccaatctggtactagttaggtgtacctaaaaaagtggccggtgagtttatatcAGTTTGAATTTAGGCCTATCACAGTTATTGATTGTAAGTAATTGATCTAATCACAATCATTTTAAGATAACTGATAATTATGCAGTGTAAACCTCACATACAGTATGACATTTACTGCATAACTAATGCCGATCAAGGATTAACATGTATAAAGGTTGAAAACCACAATTTTCTTTAGGTTAAATATATTCCCTATTGTTTCACAAACATCACATTAGATTATGTTTTGCTGGGCTCTGATATGAATGTTCAAATGATTGAGATTAAAGTGAAAACATACAGAGAAATGTTTGaacttttaaaaacttaattttagaaCATTAAAGAAAAGCATCAGCCATCAACCACATCTAATTATGATtccaagtaaaaaaattaaattgaaaaaaaaaataaaataataatagtaataataataataattattatatatatatatatatatatatatatatatatatatatatatatatatatatatatatatatatatatatatatatatatatatatatatatatatatatatatataataaactaataattaaaaaGCCAAACAAATAGCTTATTGGAATAATTTTCCTTTTTACAATTAATCGTCAACACAAAATGAATGATTGTGACAGACCTATTTGAATCAGACTTTGAATATGGTGTGTAACTTTGAGTGCTGCTTTGAATACTGCTATGTACAATGTACGGCCTTGGATTTCCAAAAGGTTTACAACAACAAAATGATATTTtcctataaatgaaaaataaatatccaAACAGAGTGGCTGAATGTGTATATATTACGTTGAGCTGCCCAGAATGAAGTTTTCTTGCTTCAGCTGTCCCTCCAGACCTGGTGACGGCATGGAAAAACGCCTCGATGCCTCCTTTGGTGaaagcaacacaaacactactgtcaaatcaacatttaaaatgaaaccagACAAATATCCTACATAATTCTTTTACCATAAATCATGAACTATTAATCTGAAAATACCTTTAAAATGTCCTGCAGCTGTTTCAGCACCGCATGCACTTCTTCCTTCAGCAGCCAGTTGAATTCTTCCTCCTAAAACACACAATAACTCACTTATAGGACGTAATTGAGTACAAATGAACACATGgtcgtcatttactcatccaTGACACAGACTTTCCCCTGTGGAGCTCAAAACTAGTTGTCAGGCAGATTGTGGAGACTAAAACCCTCACATTTACTGCCTGTTTTTGTCTATACAGTACAAACGGTGGAGAGTGCTTCTATGGTGAGTGAGTCTGCCtcatattatgtatattttaaccTTGGAGGAAGATTTTGATTTCTGAGTGAACTCTCCCTTGCAGAATCGATCGGTATGGTGCATTACTGAGGAAAGCAGCTCCACAAACACACCAATACATAAACTGAGCTGAGACATGATGATAATGCAGGACAAATCACTGTGACGGTTCTTCAAGCATTCACACTGACATGAATTTGGACTTTGTCCCAGCAGAACATCACTAGCAAGCTCTTTACACAGCAAAGCAAGGCACATCTGCAGCTACGGCGCATCTACATATCAATTTTAAACACTCTTCATCCGATGATAATgtgtattattagtttttatatctGTATGCTTAACGCGTATTAAATTGAGTCAAATGAGTGTCTCACCAGCACAGTCCGCTCTGCTTGACTCGCCGCGGTCATCTTGGCTACTTCAGACAGAGTAGATCGCTCTGCCCCGAGCATCACAATTCAGTCAAGCTGGCCAAATTATGCGGGTAAAATGTAACAGGAGCGCTGCGCTATTtagtctgactgactgaatggtcGGACGATCACACGTAAACAATTACGCTCGGCACCGCCTCCTTCTTCAGAACTTCCGGTTTGTGTATCCTTTAAATCGTCCCGTTCGGATAGAATGGCTTGGGGGCATTCTAATgtcaaaaaaatgttaatatatatgtatGCTGGACAATATTATAACATGAAAAtgacagtattttatttattattttgatataaTGTTGTTAGAGCTTTATAGAACAATTTGTTCGCACTAAAATTCAGTACATTTAAGCCTAACTTTAAACAGAATCATTTAGGTCATGGGTCTctaactcgattcctggagggccgcagctctgtacagttttgctccgaccccaatcaaacacaactgatctaaataatgaaggtgtttaagactactagaTCAGgcgtgagttggaggtggttggagttgtggccctccagcaattgagtttgagaccattgatttaAGTGAAAATCGAAACTCCCCAACCATAGGTCAAATTGTTGGGTATACATTACAACCCTGTTATTACAATGCAACAACCATGTAACATGTACTGTAATATTGGTattatgttgtctaaaaattAATACAACTTTCTCAAAACATGGCCTtagtattttttgcaaaaaaggtctaaattacaatatattatttgagtaaaatgtcatttattttataaactactGATTGTTATAATGTAAAGTTCTGTCATTTAGAgcagtttgttatatatatatatatatatatatatatatatatatatatatatatatatatatatatatatatataaatatatatatatatatatatatatatatatatatatatattcacccaTTTGTCAGgaacatgtttattatatatacagaATCGCCACTAGGGGGAAAGATGGGACGATTATAAGGGAACACGCCATTTTTGGGCCCCCAGAAGTACAACTAAGGGCCCACCAGACTTCATTTGTCAGcgactaaatattttaaataatcacttctatacattttaataaggatgtcaaaacaagattgacgttcattcattttcttttcggcttagtcccttttattcatGAGGGatcaccatagtggaatgaactgccaacttatatagcatgttttatgcagcggatgcccttccagctgcaacccatcactgggaaacatgcatacacacacatacactatggacaacttggcctacctaattcacctatagcacatgtcattggactgtgggggaaaccggagcacccggaggaaacccatgcgaacatgagaacatgcaaactctacacagaaatgccaagaaTCAGTGACATTCgagaggctcgaatcagtgacctttttgctttgaggcaacagcgctacccactgtgatGCCCCaagattaacattttatttttaaataagaatCTGAAGCATTAAAAGTTTAGTTGTTTAGTTATTTTCATGTGttctatttatataaaaatactcATGTAAATGTAATCTGATGTGGACACCAAAACTGTACATTTTGTCTTTAATTTAAACAACGAACTCATAAAACCACAACAATATACAGGAGATGTAAAAATGAACAAGCTGGACATTCGGTGTGTTTATTCAGAGGGTTCAGTTGAccgcacaaacaaaaaaaaaataagaatgaaattttacatttacatgaaattataaatatctcCAATTATAACACCAATACCTTCCTTGCACAACTGGAATCAAGTCATCAATAATGTCATAACCAACTCTATTTAAgccacaaaagaaaaaacaaaaaccatttacagtaaataaacccATTAGCTAAGACAAAAGAACAGCCTACATCATTAAGACACCAGATGATTAATAACGTCAGTAGAGTccaaatgaaaatgttatttttccaTGTATTGAAATAACCAAACCCTTTGATGgggatatatatacacacacgcacaacaTCTGAATCTTACAGTCCTTAGTAATCACAAATTTATCTTGTCCAAGATCAAGCACTTCAAAAtcatcatctgtttttttttttttggcagaacAATTTGTAGAAAAGCATCACCCTGTATTTGTTTGGAGATAAAAATACTGAAATGACCAAATTATATACCATGATGGTCtcttaaaatgaacaaatgtgatcATAATTTAGGAATAAAATGGAACACTTCAGCTTgacttgattatttttttttactttgagtcATAATggtaattaaaacaaacaaaaataaatgtacaagcCTATTAgtcttttaaactaaataaacagatCACACTGCCAGCTGACTCACACAAAACATTACAAGTCCAATTTAAAAGTCttcaaataaagcaaaataaaatgactTCATATACTTTTCTTTTTACAGGCCACTTGAAAGATTTAAAGGTAGCTATGAAAATCTGACTCTAAAGTAGTCAAGCCGGAAAACGGAAATCCCATTACTGAAGTGACAGTCAAGATTCAATAAACCCACTGTAAGTGACAAATCCTTTCAGGATCTTCTGTGTGATTCATACACAGCCAACTTAAAATAAAAGAACAATGCATTTCTGATAAGGCAttcaaaaaatgaacattaatgaacaaatggaaaataaaatatacGGCCAAATTGCCTCTTGCATGATGGTGATCTTTcgagataaaataaataaatacatctatcTTATACGGGTATTAAGGCAATGCAGTGGCTTCTTTCATCGTGTTCCTCCAGCCTGTTTGCGATCAAAAGTTCATGACTTTACAGATTTCTCGAAAAGAAAAACATCAAAAACGACAATGAGGgaattcatttgtaaagatatgagTGTTAAATAAAACCCTGGCCTCTTCAAACAACACTGCATCGTATGCAGTAGCCTTAACAAAATGCGGATATAATACACTGCACGCTCTATCACAAAAGAATCATTCGCTGGGGAGTTTAATACCCTCCCGTTGAGCAGGCGCGCAGCAATATTACAGTCAGTGCAATGCTCAGATTAGGCTGCTAAAAAGATCCCATTATACATGGGAAAAAAAACGGATCACTGGTGCCCAACAAAATTCATCAGCAGAGGAGAGAAAAAGACAAGAGGGAGAGGAACAAAGGAGAAGGTGAGGTTTGTGGTCCGGGACGTGGAGCACATCTACGGGATTAGTGGATGTAAGCTCTGTAGACTGCAGACATGTCATTGTCCGACTGGTCCAATGCTTTTGCTCTCTTGTATACCTGCAGAAGAGAGTCAAAGAATGCAATATATGctaaaataatttgtatttaatagaaaaaaaaaacacttttattttgctttacatGCATCcaagcttaataataataataataataataataataataatgacgataaACTTAAATTCAGGTACCATACACTTCCTACCTCATTTGCAGCAGCTGCCATTGGTGTTGGATGATTAACAGAATCTCCCATTGAAATGGCTAATCTCAGATCTTTCTGAATATGCTTTAGGTAGTAATCAGGTTTGAAGTTGCCctgcaaaatatctgaggaaaataaaataaatattcatcaaTTATAGTATTTAATGGTTACAAAATGGTTTATTTAGCAGTTCTGTAACAGTACTACAATGACCCTCTGAAAATCCGTACAGTAAGTGACTGAACTGAAACCAAAGTGGCACAGTGTAACAAATGGTGAACTGCAGGAGGATGCAGAAGGCATTTTGAACTCAGACCCATTCATTTTATAGGTCATGCATTCTGTAATTAGCTACTCTAGTAAATGGTCTAATATGAACTTTGTGATGTAGAATGAAAACCTCTTTCACATTATTAGTGAATGCGTGTCGTCTTGCTCTGTCACTTTTCTGGAAGTGGACTGCAGCTGTGAAAGAGCTAATTTGAACGACTTCTTTAAAACCATctgtagtttttaaacagcaaacaCTTTGTAAAAGAGTGACCTGAGCTCGCTGACACCAACAAaacttagggtgtactcacactaggctatgcAAACAGTGCCCAGGCAGGTTCGTCCCCCATTTcccggtttgtttgacaagtgtgagtgcacTGAAAACccggcccagttggaagaggtgtgcgaGAGCGTagtttggttgggctttggcatGGTACAATTGCAGTGTGAGCGTAAAGCACGCTTGAGCTCAAAACTTAAGATGCagcgtcacttttaagggacggTTTCATACGGATTTATtaaatcattcttacttttcaatgaacacaaacagtcacagtttaacaaagatgcaaacccctcgttGCATGTCAGCTGCTACCTTTAGTAAACCTCCTAATAcatgcagcacattgatttttatgagcatttaggagcgtcaaaagtggtaaatctgttcagcaaaagactTTACCATCACTTAATATCAAACAACTTACaagaacacaaaacaatataactaatgCAATCTCCACTGTAGGAGTGAGCGCACATCTCTTCTGTTAAAATGAACagttgcatcatcgatgacgcaaGCATGCTCAGGCTTGGAAGGCAAAAAAAGATTGGGATGTGGGACAAGGCGGAGGAGTGACAATTGCACCTGGGTACAGTTCAAGACAACCTTGCCTAGTGTGAGTACTAGGGGTGTGAACAtgcactggtctcacggttcggttatgattatcatgccatcgattcggttcaattggatatctcggtgcattgacgatgctttccatacacggTTTATtttttcacagcacagcaattcttgtattaaaatgtataaatatatttatatcctatatgcAATACAATTTTGTACTTTAATACTGTCAGAtgtataaactgtacctttaaacaacaagcatttataccaaataaacaaatataaatttcccGCTTGCTCTCTGAGTCTTGTCTGgcaagttctttcttacacccctttgattggtcacacgctcaacagaaagggctgtgattggctcgctggcgctcttcacagataagtgacactgataaacagcagcggcgatcacagctgatccatggtAGACAGTGGAAAAAACTGCGGACACGCGCtagtgtctgtatccagaagtatcgctgtaacagtcGAGAGGAGagggaaaagtcacgccagcaggtcaaatgggccccagtgagagagaaatagagtttactttcatcctctcaatcgcagtgaaataggggcttctgctgtaagtgtcagtgaaagactgtccagcaaacacacacgcagtgaaattatgccgtttctgcgtttttaagtagttggagcgttgtaaatactcgcgctcgccttcctcgccatagtaagctatgtAACAGTGCAAATAAGATAAATGACGGCAGTacataactggttatgattattactgaaccgataagAAAACTGTCCGCgcctgcatcacggtgcaccgaagaaacaattaattttgacacccctagtgagTACACCCCGAAATGAAATGAAAGAGGCTCCGCAATCAGCTAAAATATTAGTGACATAACATCACCAAATACTAAGCTCATGTCTGTATGCTTgttgatatattgaatattgcaACTAACTCATGAAGCAACAATTCAGTGACAACTACGAATTCTGAATAAAAGAAACATACTCTGGCATTTCTGGTCCACGAATGTGCTTGCCATTTGTCCTTGGCAAAGGATATCCAAGAATGTTTGTTGTGACTGTCCTGTGGCCTGCGCCAAAGTCAATCCCTCAGCAATGGTCGCCATGAAACTGCCTTGAACCATGTTAAGTATGAGCATCATTCTTGCAGCATTTCCTGCTTCCCCTGCTTTGATGGATGAGACAAAGTTAATaatcacaaataaacacacacatatgtgccATGAATGAAAGCTGGTAGTACCTATAAAGAAAGAGGTCTTTCCCATTGCCTGGAAGCAGCTGCTACAGTCCTCATAAA from Danio aesculapii chromosome 3, fDanAes4.1, whole genome shotgun sequence harbors:
- the rogdi gene encoding protein rogdi homolog — its product is MLGAERSTLSEVAKMTAASQAERTVLEEEFNWLLKEEVHAVLKQLQDILKEASRRFSMPSPGLEGQLKQENFILGSSTMDQVKGVLTLQGEALTQADINIKVAKSSQVMHFAFRDDKQWKLQQIQDARNHVNQALQLLSSRDDSYHFKTGAEVNKLMDAIMLQLTRARNRLTTPASMTLPELAASGLMKMFTPPMPGDVMVNFYINLSKLCLTVYQLHVLQPNTTKNFKPAGSSVLHNPGAMFEYNNTKFEVSHVHKVECVVPWLNDTLVFFTISLQLCQQLKDKISVFSSFWNYRPF